The Miscanthus floridulus cultivar M001 chromosome 17, ASM1932011v1, whole genome shotgun sequence genome has a window encoding:
- the LOC136519042 gene encoding uncharacterized protein, which yields MSSKKTAEGSSKLGRWLGAPVRALSRACDSYVRGMSACAGRMPAPEGTYAVRGGFAPGTLHAATFSRSRGGDEEDLNELVRALSLRQAAASAAATTVPVRSRSVAVGRIDEDAPCEFGADDVVRIGGPAVRRARSVALGSAGLAARTGYGPAYKLGAGVVRG from the coding sequence ATGAGCAGCAAGAAGACGGCGGAGGGCAGCAGCAAGCTGGGGCGGTGGCTGGGCGCGCCGGTGCGGGCGCTGTCGCGGGCGTGCGACTCGTACGTGCGCGGGATGTCGGCCTGCGCGGGGCGGATGCCGGCGCCCGAGGGCACGTACGCCGTCCGCGGCGGGTTCGCGCCGGGGACCTTGCATGCCGCGACGTTCTCCCGGAGCCGCGGCGGGGACGAGGAGGACCTCAACGAGCTCGTCCGCGCCTTGTCCCTGCGCCAGGCGGCGgcttcggcggcggcgacgacggtcCCGGTCCGCAGCCGGAGCGTGGCGGTGGGGCGGATCGACGAGGACGCGCCGTGCGAGTTCGGCGCCGACGACGTCGTGCGCATCGGCGGCCCCGCCGTGCGCAGGGCCCGCAGCGTCGCCCTGGGCAGCGCCGGCCTCGCCGCCCGCACTGGGTACGGCCCCGCATACAAGCTGGGAGCGGGCGTCGTGCGCGGCTGA